One genomic region from Zalophus californianus isolate mZalCal1 chromosome 14, mZalCal1.pri.v2, whole genome shotgun sequence encodes:
- the C14H18orf32 gene encoding UPF0729 protein C18orf32 homolog: MVCIPCIVIPILLWIYKKFLEPYIYPLISPFVSRMWPRKALRESHDKNKGKVDCKDADINGLSTKGPTEVSDKKKD; the protein is encoded by the exons ATGGTGTGCATTCCTTGCATCGTCATTCCGATTCTGCTCTGGATCTACAAAAAATTCCTGGAGCCATACATAtatcctctgatttccccctttgTTAGTCGTATGTGGCCTAGAAAAGCTCTTCGAGAATCCCATGATAAAAACAAAGGCAAGGTAGACTGTAAG gacgCAGACATAAATGGATTATCAACAAAAGGACCAACAGAAGTCTCTGataaaaagaaagactaa
- the LOC113912939 gene encoding 60S ribosomal protein L17 → MVRYSLDPENPTKSCKSRGSNLRVHFKNTRETAQAIKGMHIRKATKYLKDVTLQKQCVPFRRYNGGVGRCAQAKQWGWTQGRWPKKSAEFLLHMLKNAESNAELKGLDVDSLVIEHIQVNKAPKMRRRTYRAHGRINPYMSSPCHIEMILTEKEQIVPKPEEEVAQKKKISQKKLKKQKLMARE, encoded by the exons atggttcgctattcgcttgacccagaaaaccctacgAAAT CATGtaaatcaagaggttcaaatcttcGTGTTCACTTTAAG AACACACgtgaaactgcccaggccatcaagggTATGCATATCCGAAAAGCCACCAAGTATCTGAAGGACGTCACTTTACAGAAGCAGTGTGTGCCATTCCGTCGCTACAATGGTGGAGTTGGTAGGTGTGCCCAG gccaaacagtggggctggacacagggtcggtggcccaagaagagtgctgaatttttactgcacatgcttaaaaatgcagagagtaatgCTGAACTTAAG GGTTTAGATGTTgattctctggtcattgagcACATCCAGGTGAACAAAGCCCCCAAGATGCGGCGTAGAACGTACAGGGCTCATGGTCGGATTAACCCATacatgagctctccctgccacattgagatgatccttactgaaaaagagcagattgttcctaaaccagaagaggaggttgcacagaagaaaaag atatcccagaagaaactgaagaaacaaaaacttatggcccgggagtaa